The Acidobacteriota bacterium sequence TTCCAGCCAGTTCCGCACGGCTTTGTCCAATTGCTGCTGCGTGCCGTGCTGATATAGCGAAGCGACCGTCGCTCCTTCGGAATCAAGCGGAATTTGATGACAGGGCATTAGAGTTTTGCGCCTGTCCTCAGGGATGAATTCGAACAATGGACAGCGCTCGCATGGCTGGTGAGGAGCACCGGATTCGAAATTCAAACAGGTGGGAGAATCCCGAAAGATCAAAGTGGGCCGCCACTCGCTGCGGAAAGGACGACCGTAGCCTCCGAGCTTCAAGAACGATAGCTCATTGTCCAAAACCTGAAGAGTGCAACGACAGCGGCGGTCCTGCATGGCGGGCCTCCAGTCTTGGACGCCAGTATTGCCGCACGGCCCGCGATGGCGCAGTGACGCAGATCACAGTTATTGATGCCATAAGTCACTTCGAGATCTCAGAACGGGACTTACTCTCTGGAGTCAATGAGCAGGAGTCTCGTATGAGCACTGCGCAGAGTGGCAAGACCAAATCCTTCCGTTCACTTGGATCGCTGTCGATGCTCTCGTCGCTGCCGCAGCCAGTCATTCGGGACCTCGACAGCAAACTCATTCTGGCCAAGCACAGCGCAGGGTCCGTTCTTTACAGACAAGGAGAACTTGCGGAAGGCATCTTCTTTCTCTTTGCGGGAAGGGTGAAGACGTCTGCTCTTGCTATCGACGCAAAGACTGCATTGCTGAAGATTGCAGGGCCGGGAGAAGTGCTGGGTCTGGCTGCTGTCCTATCGGGACGACCGCACCTAACAAGCGCACAAGCGACTGAACCATCATCTGTGGGTTTGCTCCGTCGCGAAGACCTGGCACGCAGCATGCGAAAGTATTCCCAGATAGCTGATGCCATTGCTCAACATCTATCGACGGAATATGTCGAGATTGCAACGGAGACCTTGTTGCTACGCACCCCGTGCAGCAGTTCACAAAGGCTTGCAATTGCGCTGCTACGCCTGGCCGATGCAGATTCGTCATCCCGGCAGCTCGCTCTGACATATACACATGCGGAGCTGGGACAACTCATCGGAGCTTCGCGCGAGACGGTCACCCGGTTGATGAAAAGATTCGAGCGCAGAGGATTCATCGCTACCAAGAAATCCTCATTTCGAATTACCGACCACAGGCTTCTGAAGCAAATTGCGGAGCTAAGTTGACGCTCTTAATTCGGGAATGCCCTGACAGACGCGCATTTGGCACGACAAAAAAATCAGCTCGGATTGTGACGGCGGTCACATATCCTCCGGTGATCCTTCTTTATCATTTGTGCACTCCACATTTTTTATCCCGCTTGCGAGGCCGAACGATGAATCGCAGACGTGTCGCGCTGTGGGTTGTACTTCTATTGCTTCCGCTCGTTTCCTTCGCCGGAGCAGCCAAGCGGGCTAAAGACAAATCGGCCACTTCTTCGGCGCAATCATTGGGTCAGGAACCTGCTAATCACGAGCAACTGACTTCAAATCCTGCCGATCCATCGCTTTATGCTGGGACAGACACCTGCCGCACCTGCCACGACGACATTGCTAAAACCTACGACCACAGTGCGCACTGGAAAACGACGCTCAACCATCGTGGTGTGCAGTATCAGGGCTGCGAGGCATGCCACGGTCCAGGGAAGGCCCATGCCGAGAGCGGTGGAGATATCGCCAAGATCATTCGCTTCAAAACGCTCTCGCGCGAGGAGTCAAGCAAACGCTGCCTGAATTGTCACGAATTTGGAGAAGAGCACGCGAATTTTCTGCGTTCCGAGCACTTGAAGAACAACGTTGGTTGTATTGATTGCCATTCGGCGCATCATCCCAAAGTAGAACGCGCGCTCCTGACCATGGCGCAACTGATGCTCTGTTACGAGTGCCATCTCGAGGTGAAACCGCAGTTTTCCAAACCCAGTCATCACCGGGTGAACGAAGGCCTAATTTCGTGCACTAACTGTCACAATCCGCACGGTGGGTTCCTCACGCGGCAATTACGCGCAACTGCGGCGCAAGATCAGGTTTGCTTCACCTGTCATGCCGACAAAGCAGGACCCTTTGTCTTCGAACATGCTCCGGTGAAAACCGAAGGATGCGTCTCCTGCCACACGCCGCATGGATCCTCGAATCCTCGTCTGCTGAAGCGCAGCCAGGTGAATCTGCTCTGTCTGGAGTGCCACACGCTGACAGTGGATTCTGCGGCTCCCGGCATTCCGTCGTTCCATAACCAGGCGCAAAAGTATCAGGCCTGCACCATGTGTCACGTGGCGATTCACGGCTCCAATTCCGACAGGGATTTCTTCAAGTTCTAGGAAGGATGGCGAGCATGTTCGAGCAGCGGCGTTCATCGATCCGTGCAAAACTCCCAACAATGAACTTTGCGCTGGTGATCCTGCTCACAACTCCTCTGCTGTCACAGCAACCGTCAAGCGCCAACGCTCCGGCCGAGCAGCAGGTCACTCCGGGTGTTGCGGTCGATTCAGCGCGGAAAACTGTGGATCTGCCGGGCTACGATTCCACTGGACAGAACGAAGGAGGAACGCTGGGCGGCTACGAGGTCCGGCAAACCTGGGAATTGGGTGGTCGCGTCGCGAACCCCAGCGGCAATCGCGGGATGTGGGATTCGTATGTGAATCTCGATAGCGGCCCGAGACTGTTGGAGCAGAGTCTCGATATGCACTCGGCGAATCACACTGGATTCCTGTTTGATGATCTCACTTTCGCAAATTTCGGTTACGGCGGGGATCCGAACAATGTGACGCGTTTGCAGATTCAAAAAGGAACTCTCTACAACTTTCAGGGAAACCTCCGCCGTGACAAGAATTTCTTCGATTACGACTTGCTGGCGAACCCGCTGAATCCTTCCACCTCAAATCCGAACCGTCCGGTGCTCGACTCTCCGCATCTGTATGCGACCACGCGGCGAATGAGCGATCTCAATCTCAACCTCTTCGACCAGGCGCCAGTGCGTATCCGGTTTGGATATGGCCACTACATTAACGACGGTGGCGCCTTCAGCACAGTTCACCAGGGCACAGAAGGATTGCTGTTTCAACCGACTCGCAACACCAGCGATAACTATCAGGCAGGGGTTTCATTTCGGATTCTTCCCCGAACCAGCCTGAACTACGACCAGTTCTACACGCACTACAAAAACGATTCGTCCTGGCAGCTCGCGGGGCTACCGTTCACTTTGGCGAACGGCGCGGCAGTCGATTTGGGTCTTCCCTTCAATACCGTTGCGGGACAGCCGTGCGCGACTCCAATCGTGGCCGGAGGCGTCGCGAATCCGGCATGCAACGGATACTTTTCTTACACGCGTTTCAGTCCGATCAGGAACTCCTATCCGGTAGAACAGCTCAGCTTTCAGAGCGCTTACTTCCATGCAGTGGATATGTCGGGGAGGGCGAGCTACAGCGGTTCAGACAGCGACCGCCCGAATTACCTGGAGAATTTCAATGGACTCATTACCCGAACCGGCGGACGCGCATACCAGCAAACCGGACCAGCGAAATCACGAAGGGTGAACACGACCGCGGACTTCGCGACCACCGTCCACGTGACCGATCGATTCCGCATCGTGGATACCTTCCGGTTTTCAAATTTCCGCATCCCAGGAAGTTGGCTGCTGTCAGAAAACGATCTCTTCGGCGCGAACTTGCTGAGCACGCCTAACACTTACAATCCTGCGACTTGTCCTGCGCCTTTTACTGCCGCGGCGTGTCCGCAACACACGGCCAGCTCCGGACCTGACGTGATTCAGTCGACCATCAACAACTTTCTAGGCCAAGACTCGAAGATCAATACCTTTGAACTGGAGTACGACTTCACGAAGCGGATCAGTGCTCATCTCGGGTATCGCTATCAGCGTCGCGACATCAATGTGCGGCTGTCGTACGTTCAGGTGGGGACGTTCTATCCCAATCGCAACACTCGTGGCGGTTGCACGCAGGTGGCTAACAATATTTGCACTTTGACTACTGTTCTTGCCGATGACAACGACTTTACGGAGATTAACGGGCACTCAGGATTATTCGGCCTCTCTGCCCGGCCGACGAACAACTTCCGCATTAGCTTCGAGACGGAGCTGTATTCGGCTGACAATACCTTCACACGCATTGTTCCGCGCCAGTTTCAGGACTACCGCCTGCGAGCTACCTACAAGCCTAAAGACTGGATCAATTTCGGATCAGCTATCGTGATCCGTGAAGGCCGGAACAACGTAAGCGATGTCGGACATCTCGACCACAATCGCAGCTATGGATTTACCGCGTCGGTGACTCCGAACGAGAAGTTCTCGCTCGATCTGAACTACGACTACAACGACGTGTTTTCCCGCACCAACATCTGCTTTGTCACAACGCCGTCTCCGCCAGTATCGATCAGCTGCGGTGGGTCTCCCTTCGCAGCTGAGCTTTCGTTCTATACAGAGACGGCGCACTCGGGCGGCGGCGGTCTGCTGTTTCGTCCTATCCCGCGTGTGACCACAGGTATCGCTTACACAATTACGAGTAGCGTTGGAAGCACGCTGATCCTGAATCCCAATGCGCCTACAGGTCCGCTAAGCTACAACTACCACCTGCCGCAGGCGACGCTGGCGATCGATTTGAATAAGCATTTGACTTACAAGACCGGATGGAATTTCTACGACTACAACGAGAAGTCCGATCCTGGTCCGACAGCTCCGCGCAACTTCCGCGGCAATGTGTTTACACTCTCGATGCGTTACTCGATGTGAGCATGAAGGGAGATTCAAATGAAAGTCTTTCGCCGATTTATCACAACGAGCGTTGTTGTGATGATTCTGACGGCGGCGGTTCATGCCGCCGACCAGAGAGTCCAGGATTTGTACAAATCGAAGTGCCAGGGCTGTCACGGAGCCGATGGCAAGGCAACAGCGATCGGAAAGAAGTTAGGTGCGAAAGACTTCCAAGATCCTGATGTAGCAAAGCTCACGGAGGCCGATCTGGCGAAAGTCACAGAAGAAGGCAAGAACAAGATGCCGGCTTACAAAGGCAAACTCACCGAGGATCAAATCAAGGCTCTAGCCAAGTACATCAAGGAAATGGAATAGCGCGGAGGATGCAGTGCCGGTTGGGTTCATCTATGCGGTACTCATTATCACTGTTATTGTCATTGCTGCCGTCGCGTTTGCACCCGCAATCACGGTCAGCCGCGGGGGTAAGATACTCGCCTTTCTCGCGTTGTTCATCCTGCCTCTGCTGTCTGCCGGACTGGGTTATGAACACCACATGGACAGGTCGAAGCAAACGACCTTCTGCCTTTCATGCCATGTAATGGAACCCTATGGTCGTAGTCTGCATGTTGACGATCCAACGTGGTTGCCCGCTGCCCACTACCAGAACAATCGCGTGCCGCGCGATGAGGCTTGCTACACGTGTCACACCGATTATGTGATGTATGGAACCATCAAGGCCAAATGGCGCGGACTACACCACGTTTACGTCCAATATTTCGGGACTCCCAAGCCTCCGCTGCATCTTTATCACCCGTACAACAACCGAGAGTGTCTGCACTGTCATCTAGGCTCGCGCAGCTTTGAGGAGGGCGCAACCCACAATGCCGATCCGCAGATCATGGCCGATATTAAATCGAACAAGATGTCATGCCAAAGTTCCGGCTGTCACGATCAGATTCACAACACCACGAAGCCGAATCAAGTGAAGTTTTGGAACGGGAAATAGATGGAAATTCAAACAATGAAGATGACAGCGAGACTGCGGATTGCATCGGTGCTCGTATTTATTGGTCTTTTGATTGAAGGGTTCACGCTGATGTGGAACAATCCGATCGCATTCCTAGTGTTTCTTGGAATAGGCGGACTGCTGATGTTCATCGGTATTGTCTTCTATCTGCTTTCTCTCGTGTCGCCACCTGCTACGCAATAGCGGCTCCGTGGAGCACGATGGTAAGAGAATGCTCGTGCGGTGGTTACGCCATGCTCTAGGAACCGGCAGTCAGAGGTGATCTTATGCACGCCAATGTCTTCAATTTTTCGGAATTACTTGCGCGATCCACCGAGCGATACCTTGAATTCGTGCGTGTCCCTTCATTTAGTCTTGGGATTTATGTGCTAGAAAACGGAGCGATCAATAGCAGGCGGTTGCGCAAAAATGGTTGACCTTCCTTCTAAAGAGCCTTAGATTATTTCCCACCACTTTCTAAAGACATTTAAGTTACCAAGGCTGGCGAGAATTTCTGGATGGAGCCGACAGTCCATTTCCCACCGTTTCGCTCGAAGCTGCGCCACGCGCGAGATCATTTCCCGGGCTCTCAGGCGGGAAGCGTCCGCGCTGCCAATTCGCGAGAGCTCTTGCGCCTCCTGCGTCAGCACATGCCCTGTTCACGAGCCGACTTGGTGCGCATCTCGGGACTGACGGCTCCGACAGTTTCTTCGGCGATCGAGAGTTTTCAGCGCAGAGGGCTGGTGCGATTCATCGGGGCCGGCAGGTCGAAGGGAGGGAGGCCGCCGCGCATTCTGGAGTTCAATTCCGGTTATGGCTGCGTGTTTGGCGCCGATATCGGCGGTTCGAGTGTGCGCCTGGCATTGGCGGACCTGGGCGGAAACATCATCGCAAGGATCCATGAAACGCTTCCCGAAAGCGGAACTCCGGGTCAAGTGACAACGCGGATTGCGGCAGCGATCGATCGCTTGCTGCGCCAGCAGCGCATCGCTCCTGAAAAAGTTCTGGAGCTCGCAGCCGGCGCACCTGGCATCACGAACGTGCGCGAGGGCCAGGTTCTCTCTGCCCCGAATTTGCATGGGTGGCATGACGTGCCTCTGGCCGAACTTCTGCGGGACAAAACCGGGATCAGCACAACGATTGAAAATGACGTAAATCTCGGGGCCATTGGTGAAGGCTGCTGTGGAGTCGCTGGGCAGGCCGACAATTTTGCTTTCATTGCCATTGGCTCAGGCGTGGGCGCCGGAATTGTGGTGAATGGCTCGCTCCTGCATGGGGCCCGTTGGTCATCGGGGGAAATCGGCTACATGCAAGTGCCGGGGTTGCCGAGCCAACCTCTGCGGATCAATGGCCTGGGGGCGCTGGAGGAGGCGATCGGTGGCGAAGGCATCAAGCGTGCATGGCTGGCTTGCGCCAACGGCCACGGCAGGCAGATACAGCCTACGGAGATCTTCGATCTTGCCGCCAGCGGCGATGAATGCGCCCAACGAATCTTGCACAGCACGGCGGAGCACCTCGCCGCAGCCATCGTCAACATGAGCCTGGTTTTGGACACGCCCCTGGTTGTCCTCGGCGGAGGAATTGGCAGCCATCCTGTTCTGGTAGAAGCGACACGCACAGCGATTGCGCGTAACGAGTTTGCACGCCCGAAGGTGGTTGCGAGCGGTCTGGGACAGGATGCCCAACTGCATGGGGCGGTTTGGCTCGCGATCCAGGCCGCGGAACAGCATGGATTTCGCCGAAAGTCTGAAAAGCGCAAGCATCTGCGATTTCCGGTGAAGACGCGAACCGGTTGATAACACAGAGGGGCTCTGTGGAGTCCAAGTGTTACGGCAAGATGTTTAAAGATGAAGATGCTTAAAGATGATGCTTCAATAAGTGGCCGACATTGTTCAGGAGGATGGAATGAAAACTTCTAAGTGGCAGCGCGAGGGGATCTTTCGGGGAACCCGATTCTTTGTATTTGCAATAGTTCTCGCCGTGGTTAGTACGAGTTGGGTCACCCAAGCCTTCCCACAATCCGATGCGATTAACGGTACGGTGCGCGGACGAGTCGCGGATGCCTCTGATGCCTCGATCGAAGGCGCCACGGTTGCCATTCACAACTCCGCTACGGGCATCTCCCGAAGCGTGCAGACGGGCTCGGACGGCTACTATGTTTTTCCCAACTTGCCACTAGGCACCTATGACGTAGTCGTCACCAAGGATGGCTTCGCCATGGTGCGAGCCTCCAAAGTCTTGCTGCAGGCCGGCAAGGAGGCGGTGATCGATGCCCGCATGCCGCTGGCGAGCGTCTCGACCACGATTGAAGTCTCCGGTGGCGCGCCGGTGATCGAACCGACACGCGTGAACGTGGGCAGAACGATCGATACCAAGGAAATCGAGAACCTTCCGCTGACATCGCGCAATCCGTACAACTTCATTTTGTTTCAGCCGGGCGTGAGTGGCCATCCCAATCCCGAACTGGGAATTCCCAGAACCATCAATACTAATGGCCTGCTGGACCGCATCAACTACCAGATGGACGGCATGGTCGACAGCCAGCAGGACCGCCACGGGCTTCGCCTCTTCCCAATTTCCGATACGTACGTGCGCGAAGTGCAAACCGTATCAAACAGTTACGCCCCGGAATTTGGCATGACCTCGGGAAACATCTTCAACGTAATCACGAACTCCGGCACCAACGACATCCATGGCATGTTCGAGTACATCCATCGCTGGGTGGACGCGAGCGCCCGCCCGATCCTGCTATCGCCGACGGCGCCGAAGCCGGAATTGAAATTGAACGATTACTCCACCAACGCCGGGGGGCGGGTAATCAAGGACAAATTGTTCTGGTTTGGAGCGTATGAGCATCTTGAGCGCGGCCAGCCAGCGCCGGTGACGATCACTGCGGCGAATGCTGCCCAAATTGGGATTGACCCATCGCTGCTCGTGGCCGGCCCCGGCTTGCTGCATGGCCAGTTTGTCGACACCCGCGTGGATTGGGTGATTAACACGAAGCACTCTGCATTCGTCCGCTACAACTATTTCAGGAACTCATTTCCTTTCAACACCAACGTGGGCGGGCTATTTGCGCTCGATGCCAGTTCCGATTTCAAGGACAAAGCCCACGTGATCGGAATGCAAGTCGTAAGCGCGCTTAGTTCGAACCTGCTGAATGAGTTTCGTTTCTCATGGCCGCTGCGCAGCAACAGCCATTTCCCAGGCACGCTGACGCCTGCTGGACCAGCGGTCCAAATTCAAGGCACTGCGAACTTTAACGGCACCACTGCAGCCGGCGACCAATTCACGGAGAAGATTCCCAACCTGAACGAAAACCTCACTTGGATTCATGGCAAACATTCCTACAAGTGGGGAGGATCCTGGCAGGAGAACGTCGACCTGCAGAAAGCCGATTCGTTCACGCAATACATATTCCCCAGTATCGCCGCCTACCTGAGCGCGAAGTCCGGCGCCAATCCACGGTCCTATACAACTGTGAATGTGAGCAACGGGGGCGCGGTTCCGTCCTATCACTCGGTCTTCTTCAGCCTGTACGGGCAGGACAACTGGCAGTTCACGCCGAAGTTGACGCTGGTTTATGGGCTTCGTTATGACAAGTTTGTGCCTCCACCCTCCGATCCCAATGCTCCCTTTATTTATTCCCGCAACTTCAATTCCCCAGGCGCAAATTTTGCCCCGCGAGTAGGCTTTGCCTATCGGCTGACACCGAAGACGATTGTTCGCGCCTCCGGCGGAATCTTTTACGAATCGCCGGCAACCAACACCTGGTTCAACACGCTGCTGAATAACGGAAATCTCTCGTCAGTATCCTTGGGACCGACTTCAGCTGGGGCTCCGGCGTATCCAACGATCCTCACTTCGGTGGCGCCAACAGGAACTCCAAATGATGTGACCTCGGTAGACCCCAACTTCCGCAATGCCTACACCATCAACACCAGCCTGCAGCTGTCTCGCGAACTCAGCAGCAACGACAGCATCACACTCGGCTACATTCATACG is a genomic window containing:
- a CDS encoding cytochrome C, whose translation is MNRRRVALWVVLLLLPLVSFAGAAKRAKDKSATSSAQSLGQEPANHEQLTSNPADPSLYAGTDTCRTCHDDIAKTYDHSAHWKTTLNHRGVQYQGCEACHGPGKAHAESGGDIAKIIRFKTLSREESSKRCLNCHEFGEEHANFLRSEHLKNNVGCIDCHSAHHPKVERALLTMAQLMLCYECHLEVKPQFSKPSHHRVNEGLISCTNCHNPHGGFLTRQLRATAAQDQVCFTCHADKAGPFVFEHAPVKTEGCVSCHTPHGSSNPRLLKRSQVNLLCLECHTLTVDSAAPGIPSFHNQAQKYQACTMCHVAIHGSNSDRDFFKF
- a CDS encoding cytochrome C — translated: MKVFRRFITTSVVVMILTAAVHAADQRVQDLYKSKCQGCHGADGKATAIGKKLGAKDFQDPDVAKLTEADLAKVTEEGKNKMPAYKGKLTEDQIKALAKYIKEME
- a CDS encoding sugar kinase, with amino-acid sequence MEPTVHFPPFRSKLRHARDHFPGSQAGSVRAANSRELLRLLRQHMPCSRADLVRISGLTAPTVSSAIESFQRRGLVRFIGAGRSKGGRPPRILEFNSGYGCVFGADIGGSSVRLALADLGGNIIARIHETLPESGTPGQVTTRIAAAIDRLLRQQRIAPEKVLELAAGAPGITNVREGQVLSAPNLHGWHDVPLAELLRDKTGISTTIENDVNLGAIGEGCCGVAGQADNFAFIAIGSGVGAGIVVNGSLLHGARWSSGEIGYMQVPGLPSQPLRINGLGALEEAIGGEGIKRAWLACANGHGRQIQPTEIFDLAASGDECAQRILHSTAEHLAAAIVNMSLVLDTPLVVLGGGIGSHPVLVEATRTAIARNEFARPKVVASGLGQDAQLHGAVWLAIQAAEQHGFRRKSEKRKHLRFPVKTRTG